The segment ATAATAGTATAAGACAGGCAGGTGGAGTGCCACAATTTATAAATCGGACCCCCGCGATTGTATATATCTCAGTGTGGGTTATCGATAACCACAAAAACAACTAAAATGAGGTTATTTAATGGGACAGGGTAAATTTGCAGCCAGAAAGATGGTTCGGGACTCAAATAAGTTCCGGTGGGCAGACAAGAACTACGCCCGCCGTGAGCTCAATCTCGATGTGAAGTCAGACCCGTGTGAGGGTGCTCCACAGGCGAGAGGTATCGTGCTGGAGAAAGTCGGTGTTGAGGCAAAGCAGCCCAACTCAGCTATCCGGAAGTGCGTGCGCGTGCAGCTGATCAAGAACGGACGCCAGGTCACCGCGTTTGCGGTGGGCGACGGAGCGATCAACTTCATCGATGAACACGACGAAGTCGAGATCGAAGGCATTGGCGGTCGTCTCGGTCGTTCCATGGGAGATATCCCCGGCGTCCGGTACGTGGTTACCAAAGTGAATAATGTCTGCCTCCATGAAATGGTCATTGGCAGGAAAGAGAAACCGCGCAGGTGATTGAGATGACAGAAACCGAAGCAAAGAGCGCAGGACAGAAACTGCTGTTCAACAAATGGGACATTGGCGAAGTCAAGGTTATCGATCCCAGTCTTATACGCTATGTGACTCTCACCGCCCAGATCATCCCCCACTCCTGCGGCAAGTTCTCACGCCAGGAATTTGGCAAGAGCAACATGATGATTGTCGAGCGGCTTATCAACCGCCTCATGCAGACCGAGAATAATACCGGAAAGAAGCAGCTGGCAATCCGGATCGTGCGGGATGCATTTGAGATCATCAACAAGAAGACCAAGCGCAACCCCATCGAAGTTCTGGTTGAGGCAATCGCCAACGCCGGTCCCCGGGAAGAGACCGTCCGCCTGAAATACGGTGGTATCAATGTTCCGAAGTCGGTTGACACTGCCCCCATGCGCCGTGTCGATACTGCCATTGGTTTCCTTGCAGAAGCAACCCTGAAGGGATCCAGCACGAGCAAGAAGAGTGCAAGTGCAGTCCTTGCCGATGAACTCATCGCCGCCTCAAAGGGCGACATGAAGTGTTTCTCGGTAGGGAAAAAGGAAGAACGCGAGCGCATTGCAAAATCCGCCCGTTAAACATCTTTTTTTGAGGTAATTTTCATGGTCCGCGGCAAAAAATCAGTCGAGCGCGTAACTGAGCTCATGAAGGAACCGAAGCACATTCGGAACATCGGTATTGTGGCACACATTGACCACGGCAAGACGACTCTTTCTGACAACCTGCTTTCAGGTGCAGGCATCATCTCTGAGGAGCTTGCAGGAAAGCAGCTCTTCATGGACTCAGATCCGGAAGAGCAGGCCCGTGGTATCACTATTGACGCATCCAACGTCTCAATGGTGCATGAGTACGAAGGTCAGGATTACCTGATCAACATGATCGATACGCCCGGTCACGTTGACTTCGGTGGCGACGTCACCCGTGCGATGCGTGCGGTCGACGGTGCGGTTGTCCTCGTGGACGCAGTCGAGGGCACCATGCCCCAGACCGAGACCGTGCTCCGGCAGGCCCTCAAGGAGGGAGTCCGTCCCGTTCTCTTCATCAACAAGGTCGACCGGCTCGTCAACGAGCTGAAAGTCGATGAGATGGAGATGCAGATCCGTCTCGGCAAGGTTATCGATAAGGTCAACAAGCTCATCAAGGGTATGAACGAGGAAGCCTACAACAGCGGCTGGAAACTTGACGCTGGTGCAGGTACGGTAGCCTTTGGGTCTGCGCTCTATAACTGGGCAGTTTCGGTACCCTTCATGAAGAAGAGCGGAATCTCTTTTAAAATTGTTTTCGATAAGTGCCGTGCAGGCGACATGAAATACCTGGCAAAGAACAGTCCGCTCTCAGATGTTCTTCTGGATATCGTGGTTCATCAGCTGCCAAACCCCCTTGAAGCACAGAAGCGCCGTATCCCGATCATCTGGCACGGCGACAAGGAGTCCAAGGAAGGAAAGTCGATGATCAGCTGCGATCCCAAAGGTGCCGTCGCGATGATGGTCACTGATATCTCCTTTGATCCCCACGCCGGCGAAGTCGCCACCGGTCGCCTCTTTTCCGGCAGCCTCAAGCGCGGCGATTCACTCTATGTGATGGGTTCGGCATTGAAGGAAAACCGTCTCCAGCAGGTCGGTATCTTCATGGGTCCCAAGCGTGTCGAAGTCGAGGAGATCGTTGCCGGGAACATCGCCGCAGTCACTGGTCTCAAGGATGCAATTGTCGGATCTACGGTCAGCTCCCTCATGGAAGTTACGCCATTTGAATCCCTCAAGCACTACAGCGAACCCGTCATGACTGTTGCCGTCGAGGCAAAGAACATGAAGGATCTGCCCAAGCTTGTCGAAGTGCTCCGGCAGGTAGCGAAGGAAGACCCCACTCTTGCCATCTCCATCAACGAAGAGACCGGCGAGCACCTGATTGCCGGCATGGGAGAACTCCACCTTGAGATCATCACGGGCCGTATCAAGCGCGACAAGGGTGTGGAAATTATTACTTCCCCGCCGATCGTGGTTTATCGTGAAACCGTTACCGGCACAGTTGAAAATGTTGAAGGCAAGTCCCCCAACAGGCACAACCGCTTCTACTTTACCCTCTCTCCCCTCCCCGATGAGATCGTCAACCTGATCAAGACCGGCGAAGTCTCCATGAACCAGCAGATGCTGGAGCGCCGTGACGTGCTCATCAAGGCCGGCATGGAAAAGGACGAGGCAAAGAGTGTCAAGATGATCAAGGGTACGAACATGCTCATCGACAGCACCAAAGGTATCCAGTACCTCAACGAGACCATGGAACTGGTCATCGAAGGTATCCACGAGGCACTTGCCGGTGGTCCTCTTGCTGACGAGCCTGTCCAGAACCTGAAGATGGTTCTTACCGATGTCAAGCTCCACGAGGATGCAATTCACCGTGGTCCGGCACAGGTCATCCCTGCAGTCCGTGGCGCAATCAAGGGCGGCCTGCTGCTTGCCGGCGACTCGCTTCTTGAACCCGTCCAGAAGATCCAGATCACGGTTCCGATGGACCAGATGGGTGCGGCAACCTCCCAGATCCAGGGACGTCGCGGCCAGGTCTTCGATATGACCAGCGAAGGCGACACGATAACCGTTGCCGGTAAGGCTCCGGTCGCTGAGCTCTTCGGGTTTGCCGGTGATATCCGGTCTGCAACCGAAGGTCGTGCCATGTGGAACACGGAGTTTATCGGATTTGAACTCGTGCCCAACAACATGGTCAAGGAAGTCGTTGTGGCAATCCGCAAGCGCAAGGGCTTAAAAGAGCAGATGCCTACGCCGAGCGATTACCTCTCTGTATAATCTTTTACCCAATTACCCAGTCCCTTATTTTTTCTTTTTTTCATACACTGCACCACTTCAACCCTCACATGCACCATACTGTATGCTGTATTTATGAGAATTTTTCGCAGCAGATCCCGCTTAAAAAATATCAACCAGACCCTGCCCGGAATAGTTTGAGCAAACCTTGAGTGAAAATTTTTCATCGAACTTTGATTTTTATTTTTGAACCAGACCTTGCTTGAAAAATTTCAATCAATGTCTGATTTTTAATTTTGAGCCGGACTTTGCTTGAAAAAAAATTTCCGGACTCTGCTTAAAAATTTTCGATCGAACCCCGATTAAAAAATGTTAACCGGACTTTGATCGAAAATCTTTGAAGGGTTCCCGATTACAATTTTTTGACTCTGGGATTTTAAGGAGATTTGACGCTTTTGGGGGTTCCGGCGCTTCGCGCCTCCACCCCCGCCGCGTGGGCATCCCCCATGTAGCGATAACGCTCCACGCGGTTGATGCAAACCCGATACCATGAAGGGGGGTCAAGGGGTGCTCCCCTTGGGGTGCTTCCCCCTCTGGGGGAGAGAGGGGGTCACACTCGCTGCTGCTGAAGAAAATAACCCGACGAATAGAGAAAGGAGTTCTCAAGAGTCGGATAACTCAGGTCAACCAAAAAAAAAGTTAGGACCGGGGAAATTCTCCGGTCCCGTTTGTTTTTAGCGTATTACTTTGGGTTGTTTCCGCCCGATTCCATGTGGTCCAGTACCCGGTCCCACACTACCAGCATACCGGGGATGATCACGTAGGCGAGCAGACCCGTCCCGAGGAACGCCCCCATGATGATGAGTTCGTTGTCCATCATCATCACTCCAGTGCCGGTACGGTGTCTGCCCAGGTCTCGACCCTGCTCCGGATGGCTTCGTCCGTGAATGACGTAAGGGTCACCTGGTCGCGGCTGAAGTTGACGGAGTAGATCTCGCCGTTTGCATCGTGGCACCGCAGGGTTGTTGCGTACTTCTCGTTGTCGGAGTCCCGGAAGTTTGTTCCCCCGAAGGTTGTCTTCAACTGGACATCGTCCTTGATCTGGTTTGCGGCGCTCGTGAAGGCCGCGATGGTGGAGGCCCGGATGGTAATGACCGCGATGGTGTTGGCCTCTGCGTCCTGGTATACGATCCGTGCGGTGTAACCCTGCTTGCTCTTCTCTACGGGTGCGTGGCTCACTCCCGATGCGTTGTAGGAAACGCACTGGAAGGGGTTGTTCGTGATGACGCCCTGGACAATGTTGTCAAAGGCCGTCACATCGGCTATCGGTTCGACGATCTTCCGAACCGCGCTCTTGGTTGTGCTGCTGATGCTAAAGTCTGCCATAATCTATCACTCCTTTCTAGTTTTTTCCTTGTCCTGGTTCCTCCCTGGCCGGGCCGTTGTGGCGAGCCGACCTCCGCGTTTCGCGACCTGGATCCTCTGGATCCGTGGTGCGAGCAGACGAGGGCTCTGAGCGGTCCGTGCCATACTGGTCTCTCCTGGATTTGGCGGGACCCACGATGGTTCTCATCGCGTTCCCGGTGTTTGTTCGGACTTCTGTACTCTGGTGTCTTGCGGGGCGCCCGTTTGACATACCAATATGGGTTTTTCGAGAGTATACTCCCATTTCAGGGGGTACGAACCGGCGCGTTTGCAGCCCCGGCCTCCGGTTCCGGGGCTGCTGTCATGCGGATCGGATGATCGGCTCTTCGCGGGAGGATTGAGCCGTTCCAGCTGTACCGGATCTGCGGGCTGAAGGGGGCATCCATGCGGGCGAGGTTGCCCCGGACAACCTCGTACCAGACCCAGCCGTGCGGCCGGGAGGTGATCCAGAGCTCGCGGTTGCAGGGCGTCCCGATGCCGGTCTCCGTGAGCGCGGCAATCCGGTCAGCGTATGCTTCCATGACCGCGTGGGCATTATTGATGGGAACCTTCGACCGGATCGCGATGATGGTGGTCGGTCCCACGTTATCGCCGGCGATGATATCAACCGGGCTGCCGGTCCCGGTGATCTTGAATACGCGTTTCTGGTGTGCAAGCGCGATGAGGACTGCTTCATCCACTACCCGGTTTGCGTGGTGCTGGCCGGTCATTCCTCCCACTCTCCTGTCATTGCACCAATGCCGGATACGCTCCTGCCGGTTGCGATCTGCCTGCCATTGTTCATAGTGTTCTCCTGCTGTTCCTGGTTCTTTTCTGTTCCGTATACTGCGGGTAATCCGTTCATTTTTTCACTTCTGCTGGGTTTTTGTTCGACAACGATTCCTTCGGGCGCTGGTGCTCAAACGATCTCTATCCAAAGACGCCGGTCCGGGGAGAGCCGGGGCTATTATCCTGAAATTTGCTGCTTTTTTCGAATCGGCAGGTAACCTACAGGATTACGACCACGATTAAGAACCCGGAACACCGGACCGACGTCTACTGACGATTTTTAAAGAAGGTGAAGAGCGAGAAGAGTGGGGCGTGGCCGCTCGTTAACCTGTACCGCTTCCCCATGTCCAGAACATTTCCATCGGCTGCTACAAGGACCGGTTTTGCACGGCGAACTGCTGATAAGATTTCAGGCTCGAACACGCGGGCTATTCCCGCGAATTTTGCTTTGAGCCACTTCATTGTTCGTCCGACGTATCTGCTGATCATTGTATTGATCCGAATGTTAACCGGTCGGGTTATAAACTCTCGCTTTGGTTCGGGTTTTTTCGCAGTTAATATGGTGCGTATGCGGGAATCAGGGCTTGGATTGGGTTTGGATTGGCATAACCTCTGGGTTAGCTTAATCGGGAGGTGGAAGCGCGGCTGCGGGATTTGTAACGGAGGGTTTTGCGGGGCCGGATTCGGTAGGGGAGTGGGAGGGGCGGCAAATTAACCGGGCATGATCTTGTTTGCAGATTGGCTGGATCCTCTCTCTATGTACTGTATAGTATAGGGGCCAGAAGCGGGCGTTTTTGCACTATACTAAGTGGCATGCCAGGGCCGAGTAGGATTCGGGAGAAGGGGTGATCAGGATCGCTGAAGGAAAATGAGAGACCTGTCCGGCATTACGATTCGGTTTAATGGGAATCAACGATTAAGACCCCGGATTGTTTCCCCGTTTACTTACACAACCAAACCCGTTCTAAGTATATACAATGTATACATACACGGTTTTGTGCCTAATGCGTAAACTCCCGTTTACTTAGAGCCGTGGATTTATTGTAGATGAACCCAGAATATAGTTGCAGGAGTTGTGGTGAATTATGGGAAGAAAAGCCGGGGAACTTGTCCGACAGGATCGAGGGTTTGATGCATTCATCCCCAATCCGTTACCGCCGGAGATTGAATACGATGATGAGCTGCATTTTCTCCTCTCGAAGGCAGACGCAGCCTTGGCCCGCCTTGACGGGGTAACCGAGGTTCTCCCGAATCCCGATATCTTTGTTGCAATGTACGTGAAGAAGGAAGCACTGCTCTCCGCCCAGATTGAAGGAACGCAGGTCTCCCTTCAGGGTGTGCTGGAGTTCGAAGCAAACCTCAAGCCAAAGGAGGATATCCGCGATATCAGGGAAGTCATCAATTACATACGGGCCATGAATTATGGCGTTGAGCAACTCCAGAAGGGTGACCTGGACCTTGCGTTAATCAACGAGTCCCATAAGACGCTCATTACCGGCACAAGAGGTTCGGATAAAAATCCCGGCAGATATAAAGACAAACAGAATTTCCTGGGAACCCCGGGAGGGACGATCTTTCAGGCATCATTTATCCCCCCGCCACCGGCAAAAATTGAACCGCTTATGCTGGAGCTTGAAAAATTCATCCAGGAAAAAGACAAACTGCCGGTACTCATCAAAATTGCACTGATTCACGCACAGTTTGAAACGATCCACCCCTATCTTGACGGTAACGGGAGAATGGGCCGGCTTCTCATCACGTACTATCTCTACTGGACGAAATCGCTGTCAAGGCCCCTGCTTTATCTGAGTTTCTATCTGAAGAAATACAAACCGGAATATGCTGAACACCTCAACAGGATCCGGTTCCATGATGACTGGGAAGCCTGGCTGAAATTTTTCTTAAAGGGTGTTATCGAGGTATCCGAGAATGCGATCCAATCGGCACGGGAGATTATCGCGTTGAAGGATAGTTCGATTAAAAAACTGATCGAAAACAAGGTGGGAGGAACGAATGCGATCCGATTACTCGATCTCTTATTCGACAATCCAACCGTATCAATACGGGAAGTTGCGGATAAACTGGAGATCAGCCCGGTTGCTGCAAATAAACTGGTCAACAAAATGGTAGGCTTAGGAATCCTGCTTGAAATCACCGGAAAAGAGCGCTACCAGATGTTTGCATTTGTCGATTTTATTAAAATTATAGAAAAAGGGACACGAGTGTAATTATCCCCTCATATTTTTCCTCCCGCCACCTGGTTGACCACCGCCCCCGCCAGCCGCCCCTGAACGCCCGCCCTCTCTTTCAGGCGCAATTCAAGGGCATCGCACAACGCCATCAGCGCATCAACCTTCGCAACAATGCGGTGTTGAAATGAGGGCTACTTCTCCGCATTTTTTATTCTCTCAAATTCAAAACCGAATATCTTAATTTTACTTGCAAATGGTAATAAAAACAATCCGAAAACCACACCAAATAGGGCAATCCTTTCCGGAGTTAATACGAGAATATTTGCAAAATTAAGGAGTAAAACGAGGATACCGAAACCTCCCATCCCCCAACATACAAATTGAAAATTTTCAATGGCATTTTCTTTTTTCTTTAATAAATCGAAAAGGGTTTTTTGACGGGCACTATTCGCCAAAACGGAAATGTTAGGAATTTGATCCGAAAACGTTTTTTCGCTTTCTAACTTTGCAGTTACAGAGGTGCTGGTCCTACATTCACCTTTTAACTCAACAGAATTTTTTATCCCGATTTTTTCAGTTAATTTGACATTGTTTGCAGGTTCTTGTTTTACCTGAGATATCTCCAAATGACTATCATTCGATGGGTCTGGAAATACGATAAATAATGGAATATTTTGTTCATTAAGGATAGAGGCATAATTTCGTACTTGTTGTTCGGCTGAATCAACTGATCTTTTGTCTTTTCTTCCTTTAACTTCAAAAAGTGCAATTGGTTTGTTAAGAATATCATCAATAATTGCCAAGTCGACACGATGTTTGTTATCAATTGGCCATTCAAGCGCTATCGAATCTTCGGAGACCCCCTGCTGTTTTAAGGTTTCAATCAATTTGTTGATTAGTTCCCCATCACGATATTCTCTCATATTACTCCCAACCCTATGCTCTTTACAACTGCATCCGCAAATTTACTTTGGATCGTCGCCCTCTCTTTCAAGCGCAATTCAAGGGCATCGCACAACGCCATCAGCGCATCAACCTTCGCTACAATGCGGTGCTGTTCCGCGAGCGGGGGGAGTGGGAATAAAAATTGCTTTAGAGAGACTCCCGTAAGATGCTTTATTGTAGATCCAGTGAATTGTTCCGATAAGCGACCAGAATTCATTGCGTCTTTCAAACAGAAACACAACCATTCAGGAAGGAGCTGATCTCCAACACGTACTCGATGGAGAGCCTTTTGAAAAATGTATTTTTTTTCCGGCCCCTTCCAAATTGCACATCGTCCGGGCTCGCCCCCCTCACAAATTAAAACATCGCCGTGTTGAAGAGACAACTCTTCTCTTTCATTATCAGTGGCTTTGATGTTTTTAATATCGGATAAATCAAATCCAAACCAACGGACATTTGTATTTCTAAGATAGGGTGTTAACATTCCTTGATTTTTTGCCTTATCAAGCATCTTTCCGAGACGACATCTTGTAACTTGATTAAGAGTCACTGATTTCCATCTTTTCAGAATTCCGGTCTCATGCCATCCTTCAGTCAACCGCCCCTGTACTGCCAAATTCAGGATTGTTTGTCGGAGAATCTCGATATTCTCTGGACAATCACAGATTAAAGTAAAAGCGGTAAACACTTGCGCCCACTGCCGCTCGAACGCCACCGGGCTCTCCGCGTTCTGCAAACTCGCAAGGCTCGCGGTGCCAAGTTTGAGGCAGCCCGCCCGTTCCTGCTGCTGTCGGGCTTCGAGTTCATCGCAGAGCGCCATGAGCCGGTCGACTTTCGCGACAATGCGGTGCTGTTCGGCAGTCGGAGGTACTGGGATTAACCCCACATGGAATTTTTGATCATTGATAGCAGGATATGCCATTCCGGTCATCTGTGATTCCACATATTCAACGAACGGTTTACTCCGAAGGTAATAGAAGAGATATCTGTTCGAGATTCCCTCAAAAGGATGTACTACAGCAAATGCTGTACTGACAATTGGTTCCGGATTGAAGTCTTTATCGACGATTGCAATATTTAAAAGATACGGGCGAACCGTGGAATAGATCACGGTTCCATTTTTGACAAGTTTCCGTGCTCGCGATGGAGCCTCGTTTGGTTGAAGTACATTTACATCATCACCAATCAGCCCTTTTTCTTTGTTTATTGCGGTTACATCGATATAAGTAAAAATTTTATCCGGTACTTTTTGCCCACAATTATACCCGATGTCCTCAAGTCGTAACCAAATCCAGTTTTTAGGAACTTGAAATGGGATCTCTTCAGATTCAATTTTAGGGAGTGCACGGGATTTTGAAATTTCTCCTTTCTTTATCAGCCGTTTTTTTTCTTCAAGAATTTTACATGAAAGTTTACCTGCCGGCTCATCTCCCGCATCCTGCGTCCCGAGTTTCCCCCGCACCGCGAACTGCAAGATCAGTTCCCGCAACCGGGCGATGCCATCCGGTGCAGTGGCGAGCGTGGCGAAGTGCTCGAAGAGGAGGGTGTCGGTCATTGCCGGGTTCGCGGGTGTTGGATTGTTCATTGTCTAACGTCCAAAAAATTCTCCAACATTCTCCAATCCTTGTATGCATTGTATGCAAAGTATGCAATGTATGAATGCCCTGTTTCCGATTTCAGGGCATTTAATGGGATTAAATTTCTCCAATAACTCTCCAATAGATCTCCAATAACGCTCTTGAAAAATGGATACCGGAGGGGACCCCTTTGGAATCATGATTGGTGCTCTGATGTGAGGACCCACCGTGCACCCCGTGTTTTCCCGACGGTTTTCAGTGTTCCATCTTTACGCATTTCCTGAAGCAGATCCTTGATGTACTGGCGTTTCTGGGTCTCATTCAGTGCATCAGAAACCTTATCGATCAGCAGATCTTCAAACGTGTTCCGGTTTGCTTCACGATATGTTTTAAGATAAGCGACGATCATATCTTTGAAATGACCCCGGTCAAATGGCCGTTTCCTGATATAATCCGCCCGGGTATCTGTCTCCGCAGCAACCTTTTCAGAGAGGTAGAGGTTCGGGCGCCTTCCCTCTATCAACTTCTTTGATTTGAGAGATTTGAATTCAGTATCAGAAAGAGAATATCCTTTCTGGACTTTATCGAGTGCTATCACATCTAGGATATCCAGATCCTTATGCCGGACAAGCATGCGGGTATATTTTGGGTCGATAATTTTCCCGGTTATTCTCACGGATACTTTCCCTGCCTGTGATAAATCATAATCTGGCAGCGGGAAGTTTCGCTCCCTCTGGACCCGGAACATGCGCCGGATCCCGCTTCCTATCGTATCAATCAGGTTAAGGTTGACCATGGCTTGTGCGAGGAACGGGTTGCGGTAATGATCCGGAGGCGAATCACTGATGATAAGGGAATCTACGGAACCGGGGATGAACTCCCCCCGGTTGGTAAACAGGAGGGAATCATCGTTTTCAACAATTGAAATCCGGGCTCCCTGAAGGTAATCCTGATGGGCAATGCAGTTATGGAGAATTTCACGCATCACCCATGAGTCATACTGGGAAAGTTCTAGCGGGAAGAGTGTCTCATCCGTCATATGACGCACGGTAAGGTTCCGGATCTTTTCAAAAACCTTGCCAATGGCAAGAATAAGGGGGAGTCCGAAATGAGCGTAGTCTCTTTCCACGCCCGATGCATCCTTTAACACCCATGTTATCTGACCGATTGCTGGCGACAGATGGTGCAGGGAGGTACTATTTCCCAGCAGCAGGATCGCAGTGTTGGTGATCTTTCCATCAGTGCACAAGCCGGCCCGATTCAGAAATTCACTATCCGTCCAGACATCCACATCTATGGCAAGGTGGGAATTCTTTTTCTTGTATTCCTGTCGGGCGAATGCGATAGCTGCCGGATCGAGATCGGCAATCGTAGCTTTTTCACAAACGCGTGCAGACCAATCGAGTGTTGCACCCTGATCCCGGATTCGTTGGATCTCATTAAGAGTGAGCGGTTCAAGGGAATCGTGGACCCGGCCATAGACGCGGCCCTTCCATTCAGTGGGAACACCCCTTGTAGCCGGAGGAATCCTGAACATCACAACCCTTCCCTCAGGAGTCCTGAGTTCGTGAATTGAGGAAAACGTCAATCCGTGATTTGTTTGCTGAGAGATTTTCTGTTTCAGTTTGTCAAGGCCGGGGGGAGTCTCATGAAATTTTGAGCCAATGATTTTTCTGGGATACTTGTCCGTCACGCCAAATATGAGCCACCCTTCGGGTTTTTCATTCAGATTTGCTTCATTGCTGAGAGCGGATACATAGCGCCCGATAAGTTCGAAATCTACACCTTCCTCCTTGAACTCAATCCATTCCGTTTCAGTACGGAGCGTTATCAGGTTATGTAAAACCGCAAGCAAATCTTCAGACATTCCAAGTCCTCACCGGATTATTTCTTTCCCCCAAGTGATGCCATCAGTTCACGCTTCAGCGCCTCTCGCGTCTCCGCCGCCTCTGCCCGGATCCGCTCGTACTCGCGGAGCAGTTCCACCGGATCGCCCAGTTCGTCCGGCACCACGTTCGGGTTCTTGATATCAAGGTTGAACCCGTTTGCGATCACCTGCTCGACCGGCACCCGCCACGCATGATCGGTCTCGGTGCGGTTCGTCCACCACTCCACCTCGGGTACGAACTCCTCGATCCGGATGGGCTTTGTCTTGTTATACGATTTGTAGCCCTCGGGATAGGTGTGCTCGTAGTACCAGATCTCTTTGGTCGGTTTGCCTTTCTCAAAGAAGAGAAGGTTCGTCTTGATGCCGGTGTACGGGGCAAAAACGCCGTTCGGGAGCCGGACAATCGTATGAAGGTTGCATTCCGTCAGGAGTCTCTCCTTGATCCGGCTCTTCACGCCCTCGCCAAAGAGCGTGCCGTCCGGCAGCACGATCGCTGCCCTGCCGCCATTCTTGAGGAGGTGCATGATCAGGACGAGGAAGAGATCGGCGGTCTCCCGGGTCTGGTACATGGAGGGGAAGTTCGTCTCGATCCCGTCCTCCTCCATGCCGCCGAACGGGGGGTTCGTGACGATCACATCCACCCGGTCCCGGGCCGAGTAATCCTTCAGCGGGCGGGCGAGCGTGTTGTCGTGACGGATCTGGATCGGGACATCGATGCCGTGCAGCATCATGTTCGTCACGCAGAGCAGGTGGGGCATCGGCTTCTTCTCGACCCCGTGGATCGAGCTCTGGAGCAGTGCCTCGTCTTCGATTGTCTTCACGGACATGCGCATATTCTCGATCGCACAGGCAAGGAACCCGCCGGTACCGCAGGCCGGGTCCAGGATCGACTCGCCGAGTTTCGGGTCCACCATATCCACCATGAACTGCGTCACGGCCCGGGGCGTGTAATACTCCCCGGCATTGCCCGCACTCTGGAGGTCTTTTAAGATCTTCTCGTAGATCTCCCCGAACAGGTGCCGGTCCTCGGTCTTGTTGAAATCAATATCATTGATCTTGTTCGCTACCTGCCGGACCAGCGTCCCGTTCTTCATGTAGTTGTACGAATCCTCGAAGACCTTGCGGACGAGGATCCCGGAGCCGTTTAGTCCGGCCTCCGCAGGCAGTTCCTTCAGTTTCGGGAACAGGTCGGCATCGATGAACTTCAGGAGCACGT is part of the Methanoregula sp. genome and harbors:
- a CDS encoding Fic family protein, which encodes MGRKAGELVRQDRGFDAFIPNPLPPEIEYDDELHFLLSKADAALARLDGVTEVLPNPDIFVAMYVKKEALLSAQIEGTQVSLQGVLEFEANLKPKEDIRDIREVINYIRAMNYGVEQLQKGDLDLALINESHKTLITGTRGSDKNPGRYKDKQNFLGTPGGTIFQASFIPPPPAKIEPLMLELEKFIQEKDKLPVLIKIALIHAQFETIHPYLDGNGRMGRLLITYYLYWTKSLSRPLLYLSFYLKKYKPEYAEHLNRIRFHDDWEAWLKFFLKGVIEVSENAIQSAREIIALKDSSIKKLIENKVGGTNAIRLLDLLFDNPTVSIREVADKLEISPVAANKLVNKMVGLGILLEITGKERYQMFAFVDFIKIIEKGTRV
- a CDS encoding restriction endonuclease subunit S; the protein is MTDTLLFEHFATLATAPDGIARLRELILQFAVRGKLGTQDAGDEPAGKLSCKILEEKKRLIKKGEISKSRALPKIESEEIPFQVPKNWIWLRLEDIGYNCGQKVPDKIFTYIDVTAINKEKGLIGDDVNVLQPNEAPSRARKLVKNGTVIYSTVRPYLLNIAIVDKDFNPEPIVSTAFAVVHPFEGISNRYLFYYLRSKPFVEYVESQMTGMAYPAINDQKFHVGLIPVPPTAEQHRIVAKVDRLMALCDELEARQQQERAGCLKLGTASLASLQNAESPVAFERQWAQVFTAFTLICDCPENIEILRQTILNLAVQGRLTEGWHETGILKRWKSVTLNQVTRCRLGKMLDKAKNQGMLTPYLRNTNVRWFGFDLSDIKNIKATDNEREELSLQHGDVLICEGGEPGRCAIWKGPEKKYIFQKALHRVRVGDQLLPEWLCFCLKDAMNSGRLSEQFTGSTIKHLTGVSLKQFLFPLPPLAEQHRIVAKVDALMALCDALELRLKERATIQSKFADAVVKSIGLGVI
- a CDS encoding elongation factor EF-2: MVRGKKSVERVTELMKEPKHIRNIGIVAHIDHGKTTLSDNLLSGAGIISEELAGKQLFMDSDPEEQARGITIDASNVSMVHEYEGQDYLINMIDTPGHVDFGGDVTRAMRAVDGAVVLVDAVEGTMPQTETVLRQALKEGVRPVLFINKVDRLVNELKVDEMEMQIRLGKVIDKVNKLIKGMNEEAYNSGWKLDAGAGTVAFGSALYNWAVSVPFMKKSGISFKIVFDKCRAGDMKYLAKNSPLSDVLLDIVVHQLPNPLEAQKRRIPIIWHGDKESKEGKSMISCDPKGAVAMMVTDISFDPHAGEVATGRLFSGSLKRGDSLYVMGSALKENRLQQVGIFMGPKRVEVEEIVAGNIAAVTGLKDAIVGSTVSSLMEVTPFESLKHYSEPVMTVAVEAKNMKDLPKLVEVLRQVAKEDPTLAISINEETGEHLIAGMGELHLEIITGRIKRDKGVEIITSPPIVVYRETVTGTVENVEGKSPNRHNRFYFTLSPLPDEIVNLIKTGEVSMNQQMLERRDVLIKAGMEKDEAKSVKMIKGTNMLIDSTKGIQYLNETMELVIEGIHEALAGGPLADEPVQNLKMVLTDVKLHEDAIHRGPAQVIPAVRGAIKGGLLLAGDSLLEPVQKIQITVPMDQMGAATSQIQGRRGQVFDMTSEGDTITVAGKAPVAELFGFAGDIRSATEGRAMWNTEFIGFELVPNNMVKEVVVAIRKRKGLKEQMPTPSDYLSV
- a CDS encoding 30S ribosomal protein S12, with protein sequence MGQGKFAARKMVRDSNKFRWADKNYARRELNLDVKSDPCEGAPQARGIVLEKVGVEAKQPNSAIRKCVRVQLIKNGRQVTAFAVGDGAINFIDEHDEVEIEGIGGRLGRSMGDIPGVRYVVTKVNNVCLHEMVIGRKEKPRR
- a CDS encoding 30S ribosomal protein S7, which encodes MTETEAKSAGQKLLFNKWDIGEVKVIDPSLIRYVTLTAQIIPHSCGKFSRQEFGKSNMMIVERLINRLMQTENNTGKKQLAIRIVRDAFEIINKKTKRNPIEVLVEAIANAGPREETVRLKYGGINVPKSVDTAPMRRVDTAIGFLAEATLKGSSTSKKSASAVLADELIAASKGDMKCFSVGKKEERERIAKSAR
- a CDS encoding RNA-binding domain-containing protein, whose translation is MSEDLLAVLHNLITLRTETEWIEFKEEGVDFELIGRYVSALSNEANLNEKPEGWLIFGVTDKYPRKIIGSKFHETPPGLDKLKQKISQQTNHGLTFSSIHELRTPEGRVVMFRIPPATRGVPTEWKGRVYGRVHDSLEPLTLNEIQRIRDQGATLDWSARVCEKATIADLDPAAIAFARQEYKKKNSHLAIDVDVWTDSEFLNRAGLCTDGKITNTAILLLGNSTSLHHLSPAIGQITWVLKDASGVERDYAHFGLPLILAIGKVFEKIRNLTVRHMTDETLFPLELSQYDSWVMREILHNCIAHQDYLQGARISIVENDDSLLFTNRGEFIPGSVDSLIISDSPPDHYRNPFLAQAMVNLNLIDTIGSGIRRMFRVQRERNFPLPDYDLSQAGKVSVRITGKIIDPKYTRMLVRHKDLDILDVIALDKVQKGYSLSDTEFKSLKSKKLIEGRRPNLYLSEKVAAETDTRADYIRKRPFDRGHFKDMIVAYLKTYREANRNTFEDLLIDKVSDALNETQKRQYIKDLLQEMRKDGTLKTVGKTRGARWVLTSEHQS